A window from Theobroma cacao cultivar B97-61/B2 chromosome 3, Criollo_cocoa_genome_V2, whole genome shotgun sequence encodes these proteins:
- the LOC18606528 gene encoding transcription factor EGL1 yields MQMATGVQNQERLPENLKKQLALAVRNIQWSYAIFWSISARQPGVLEWGDGYYNGDIKTRKTVQAVELNANQLGLQRSEQLRELYESLSAGDSSPQARRPSAALSPEDLTDTEWYYLVCMSFVFNIGQGLPGRTLASGQPIWLCNAHYAESKVFSRSLLAKSASIQTVVCFPFSGGVIELGVADMVLEDLSLIQRIKTSFLDTPHPIGSYKSIPVAGSTGNDKDLACPALEPQIPDTKLSPLLGCEQLEMASPNDSSDGFEPNQPAEDSFMVEGINGGASQVQSWQFMEEEFSNCVHHSLNSSDCISQTFVDHGNVVPLCKGENDNDNGLQDVQECNQTKLTSLDIRSDDLHYQTVLSALLKTSHQLILGPHFRNSNQESSFMRWKRNGLVKSQKAGDETPQKLLKRILFEVPQMHDKGLLDSPEDNGIRDAAWRPEADEICGNHVLSERRRREKLNERFMILKSLVPSVSRADKVSILDDTIGYLQDLERRVEELESCRELTDLEARMKRKPQDHVERTSDNYGNNKMTNGKKPSLNKRKACDIDGAELEIDYVASKDGSTENVTVSMSNKDFLIEFRCPWREGILLEIMDALSILNLDCHSVQSSTTEGILSLTIESKYKGSTAASAGTIKQALQRVARKC; encoded by the exons ATGCAAATGGCTACTGGGGTTCAAAATCAAGAGCGACTGCCAGAGAACCTGAAGAAACAGCTTGCTCTTGCTGTGAGAAATATTCAGTGGAGTTATGCAATTTTCTGGTCCATTTCAGCTAGACAGCCAGG GGTATTGGAATGGGGTGATGGTTATTACAATGGTGATATAAAGACAAGGAAAACAGTTCAAGCTGTCGAGCTGAACGCCAACCAACTGGGTTTGCAGAGAAGTGAGCAACTGAGAGAACTTTATGAGTCCCTCTCGGCTGGTGACAGCAGTCCTCAGGCTAGAAGACCTTCGGCAGCATTATCTCCAGAAGATCTTACAGATACTGAGTGGTATTACTTGGTTTGCATGTCATTTGTATTCAACATTGGCCAAGG ATTGCCAGGAAGAACATTGGCCAGTGGTCAACCTATTTGGCTTTGCAATGCTCATTATGCAGAGAGCAAAGTGTTCAGTCGATCACTGCTAGCAAAG AGTGCATCTATTCAG ACTGTAGTATGCTTTCCATTTTCAGGAGGTGTGATTGAGCTTGGTGTAGCTGATATG GTATTGGAGGACCTCAGCCTCATTCAGCGCATTAAAACTTCTTTCTTGGATACTCCACACCCAATTGGTTCTTATAAATCCATCCCTGTTGCTGGAAGTACAGGAAATGACAAAGATCTTGCTTGTCCAGCTCTTGAACCTCAGATCCCTGACACCAAATTAAGTCCACTTTTAGGCTGTGAACAACTAGAAATGGCTTCTCCCAATGACAGTTCAGATGGCTTTGAGCCTAACCAACCAGCAGAAGATTCATTCATGGTTGAAGGGATAAATGGTGGAGCTTCTCAAGTACAAAGTTGGCAATTCATGGAAGAGGAGTTCAGCAATTGTGTCCACCATTCCTTGAATTCCAGTGACTGCATATCTCAAACCTTTGTGGATCATGGAAATGTTGTTCCTCTTTGTAAGGGGGAAAATGATAATGACAATGGTTTGCAAGATGTTCAAGAGTGCAATCAGACAAAACTGACCTCTTTAGACATTCGAAGTGATGATCTGCACTACCAAACGGTTCTCTCAGCCCTATTAAAGACCTCCCACCAGTTGATTTTGGGGCCACACTTTCGAAACTCTAACCAGGAATCCAGCTTTATGAGGTGGAAGAGAAATGGCTTGGTGAAGTCTCAGAAAGCAGGAGATGAAACCCCTCAAAAGTTGTTGAAGAGGATATTGTTTGAAGTTCCTCAGATGCATGATAAAGGGTTACTTGACTCTCCTGAAGATAATGGCATTAGAGATGCAGCTTGGAGACCAGAAGCTGATGAAATTTGTGGAAACCATGTGTTGTCAGAGAGAAGGCGGAGGGAAAAACTGAATGAACGATTTATGATTCTCAAATCACTGGTCCCTTCAGTTAGCAGG GCTGATAAAGTTTCCATACTAGATGATACAATAGGATACCTACAAGACCTCGAGAGAAGAGTTGAAGAGTTGGAATCTTGCAGAGAGTTAACAGATTTAGAGGcaagaatgaaaagaaaacctCAGGATCATGTAGAGCGAACATCTGATAACTATGGCAATAACAAAATGACCAATGGAAAGAAGCCATCCTTAAATAAAAGGAAAGCTTGTGATATTGATGGAGCAGAGCTGGAGATTGACTATGTTGCATCAAAAGATGGTTCGACTGAAAATGTAACGGTCAGTATGAGCAACAAGGATTTTCTAATTGAGTTTAGGTGTCCTTGGAGGGAAGGGATTTTGCTTGAGATAATGGATGCACTAAGCATTCTCAATTTGGATTGCCACTCAGTTCAGTCATCTACAACAGAGGGGATTCTCTCCCTGACTATAGAATCCAAG TACAAAGGATCAACTGCTGCATCAGCAGGGACGATTAAGCAAGCATTGCAAAGAGTTGCTCGGAAGTGTTGA
- the LOC108661416 gene encoding feruloyl CoA ortho-hydroxylase 2, protein MSELQDSIKLPVLDLTQPSEPSFLSSLSQACQEWGFFYVTNHGIPQNLFNKVRALSNEIFSLPPDTKLKLGPSSCIKTYTPYFIASPYFESLRVSGPDFFASAKASANELFGQEKSEFSEILQQYGDNMMNLSKRIAEIILRSLGDGYEEKFYESEFGDCHGYLRIVNYTPPDDVEEREVEGLGMHTDMSCITIVYQDELGGLQMRSKEGKWMDVRPCENSLVVNIGDLMQAWSNGRLRSSEHRVVLKQFMNRFSLAFFWCFGDEKVILAPDAVVGVGNSRVYHPFVCLDYLKFRESNEVGNFDKIGYTVKDFAGLKVEVQ, encoded by the exons ATGTCTGAACTGCAAGATTCTATAAAGCTCCCAGTATTAGATCTAACCCAACCTTCTGAACCCTCTTTTCTATCTTCCCTCTCACAAGCCTGTCAGGAATGGGGCTTCTTTTATGTTACCAACCATGGCATCCCGCAAAATCTATTTAACAAAGTTCGTGCACtttcaaatgaaatatttagCCTTCCTCCAGATACGAAGCTCAAACTCGGTCCATCATCATGTATCAAAACATACACACCCTATTTCATAGCTTCTCCCTACTTTGAGAGTTTAAGAGTTAGTGGTCCGGATTTCTTTGCCTCTGCTAAGGCTTCTGCTAATGAACTCTTTGGCCAAGAGAAATCTGAATTTAG TGAGATATTACAACAGTATGGAGACAATATGATGAACTTGTCAAAGAGAATCGCGGAGATCATATTAAGGAGTTTAGGAGATGGTTATGAAGAGAAGTTCTATGAGTCTGAATTTGGTGACTGTCATGGATATCTGAGGATAGTAAATTACACACCACCAGATGATGTGGAAGAAAGGGAAGTTGAAGGACTCGGAATGCACACTGATATGAGTTGCATAACAATTGTGTATCAGGATGAGCTTGGTGGGCTCCAAATGAGATCCAAGGAAGGGAAGTGGATGGACGTACGCCCATGTGAGAATTCCTTAGTAGTGAACATAGGAGATCTTATGCAGGCTTGGAGCAATGGGAGGTTAAGATCATCAGAGCACCGAGTTGTTTTGAAGCAGTTCATGAACCGGTTCTCTCTAGCATTCTTCTGGTGCTTTGGGGATGAGAAGGTAATCTTGGCACCAGATGCAGTTGTGGGAGTTGGGAACTCAAGGGTTTACCATCCATTTGTTTGCTTGGATTACCTAAAGTTTAGAGAAAGTAATGAGGTTGGTAATTTTGACAAAATAGGATACACTGTAAAGGATTTTGCTGGGTTAAAAGTCGAAGTGCAGTGA
- the LOC18606529 gene encoding GMP synthase [glutamine-hydrolyzing] isoform X2 — MDPKAVKSDLVLILDFGSQYTHLITRRIRSLSIFSLCISGTSPLSSITSLNPKVVILSGGPHSVHSDDSPSFADGFVKWALSNGVFVLGICYGLQLLVQRLGGEVRVGERQEYGRMEIEVEKSCGLFGGKRVGDRQVVWMSHGDEAARLPNGFQVVARSQQGAVAAVEDQENRFYGLQYHPEVTHSPEGMETLRNFLFDVCGMNADWKMEDVMDEEIKVINNTVGPDDHVICALSGGVDSTVAAMLVHRAIGDRLHCVFVDNGLLRYKERERVMETFERDLHLPVTCVDATNQFLRTGRTHSHTIKSHHNVGGLPKDMKLKLIEPLKLLFKDEVRQLGGILRVPELFLKRHPFPGPGLAVRILGDVTEGNALDILRQVDEIFIQSIKDAGIYDSIWQAFAVFLPVKSVGVQGDQRTHSHVVALRAVTSQDGMTADWYYFEHEFLDDVARKICNNVRGVNRVVQDITSKPPSTIEWE; from the exons ATGGACCCAAAAGCCGTGAAATCCGACTTAGTCCTGATCCTAGACTTCGGTTCCCAATACACCCATCTCATCACTCGCCGTATCCGCTCCCTCTCTATCTTCTCCCTTTGCATCTCCGGCACTTCCCCTCTGTCCTCGATCACGTCCCTCAACCCAAAAGTCGTTATCCTTTCCGGCGGACCACACTCGGTCCATTCCGATGATTCTCCTTCATTTGCTGATGGGTTCGTTAAGTGGGCCCTGTCCAATGGGGTTTTTGTTCTGGGTATTTGTTATGGGCTTCAGTTACTTGTTCAGAGACTTGGTGGTGAAGTTAGGGTTGGGGAAAGGCAGGAGTATGGGAGGATGGAGATTGAGGTTGAGAAAAGTTGTGGTCTTTTTGGTGGGAAGAGAGTTGGGGATAGGCAGGTTGTTTGGATGAGTCATGGGGATGAGGCTGCTAGGTTGCCTAATGGGTTTCAAGTGGTGGCTAGGAGTCAGCAGGGGGCAGTGGCTGCGGTTGAGGATCAGGAGAATAGGTTTTATGGGTTGCAGTATCATCCTGAG GTTACACATTCGCCAGAAGGGATGGAGACTCTAAGGAATTTCTTGTTTGATGTTTGTGGAATGAATGCTGATTGGAAAATGGAAGATGTAATGGATGAAGAAATTAAGGTGATCAACAACACGGTGGGGCCTGATGATCATGTTATCTGTGCTTTATCTGGAGGTGTTGATTCCACAGTTGCTGCAATGCTTGTTCACAGGGCCATTGGAGATAGACTTCACTGTGTTTTTGTGGACAATGGTTTATTAAG GTATAAGGAGAGAGAACGGGTGATGGAAACCTTTGAAAGGGATCTACATCTACCTGTTACTTGTGTTGATGCAACTAATCAATTTCTTA GAACTGGAAGAACCCACTCTCACACAATCAAAAGTCATCATAACGTTGGAGGTCTTCCCAAAGACATGAAATTAAAGCTCATTGAGCCACTTAAACTTCTATTCAAGGATGAG GTTCGCCAACTTGGGGGGATATTGAGAGTTCCTGAGCTATTTTTAAAGCGCCACCCATTTCCTGGGCCTGGCCTTGCAGTACGAATCTTGGGTGACGTAACTGAAGGCAATGCCTTAGATATTCTTCGTCAG GttgatgaaattttcattcagTCAATCAAGGATGCTGGCATTTATGACTCAATTTGGCAAGCCTTTGCTGTATTTTTGCCTGTAAAATCAGTTGGAGTTCAAGGTGATCAAAGAACACATTCTCATGTTGTTGCTCTTCGAGCTGTTACAAGTCAAGATGGAATGACAGCAGATTG GTACTATTTTGAACATGAGTTCCTTGATGATGTGGCTCGAAAAATATGCAACAATGTTCGTGGTGTGAATCGTGTGGTTCAAGACATCACATCAAAGCCCCCATCAACAATTGAATGGGAATAA
- the LOC18606529 gene encoding GMP synthase [glutamine-hydrolyzing] isoform X1, whose product MDPKAVKSDLVLILDFGSQYTHLITRRIRSLSIFSLCISGTSPLSSITSLNPKVVILSGGPHSVHSDDSPSFADGFVKWALSNGVFVLGICYGLQLLVQRLGGEVRVGERQEYGRMEIEVEKSCGLFGGKRVGDRQVVWMSHGDEAARLPNGFQVVARSQQGAVAAVEDQENRFYGLQYHPEVTHSPEGMETLRNFLFDVCGMNADWKMEDVMDEEIKVINNTVGPDDHVICALSGGVDSTVAAMLVHRAIGDRLHCVFVDNGLLRYKERERVMETFERDLHLPVTCVDATNQFLSKLKGVVDPEMKRKIIGKEFICIFDTFAQELEHKLGKKPAFLVQGTLYPDVIESCPPPGTGRTHSHTIKSHHNVGGLPKDMKLKLIEPLKLLFKDEVRQLGGILRVPELFLKRHPFPGPGLAVRILGDVTEGNALDILRQVDEIFIQSIKDAGIYDSIWQAFAVFLPVKSVGVQGDQRTHSHVVALRAVTSQDGMTADWYYFEHEFLDDVARKICNNVRGVNRVVQDITSKPPSTIEWE is encoded by the exons ATGGACCCAAAAGCCGTGAAATCCGACTTAGTCCTGATCCTAGACTTCGGTTCCCAATACACCCATCTCATCACTCGCCGTATCCGCTCCCTCTCTATCTTCTCCCTTTGCATCTCCGGCACTTCCCCTCTGTCCTCGATCACGTCCCTCAACCCAAAAGTCGTTATCCTTTCCGGCGGACCACACTCGGTCCATTCCGATGATTCTCCTTCATTTGCTGATGGGTTCGTTAAGTGGGCCCTGTCCAATGGGGTTTTTGTTCTGGGTATTTGTTATGGGCTTCAGTTACTTGTTCAGAGACTTGGTGGTGAAGTTAGGGTTGGGGAAAGGCAGGAGTATGGGAGGATGGAGATTGAGGTTGAGAAAAGTTGTGGTCTTTTTGGTGGGAAGAGAGTTGGGGATAGGCAGGTTGTTTGGATGAGTCATGGGGATGAGGCTGCTAGGTTGCCTAATGGGTTTCAAGTGGTGGCTAGGAGTCAGCAGGGGGCAGTGGCTGCGGTTGAGGATCAGGAGAATAGGTTTTATGGGTTGCAGTATCATCCTGAG GTTACACATTCGCCAGAAGGGATGGAGACTCTAAGGAATTTCTTGTTTGATGTTTGTGGAATGAATGCTGATTGGAAAATGGAAGATGTAATGGATGAAGAAATTAAGGTGATCAACAACACGGTGGGGCCTGATGATCATGTTATCTGTGCTTTATCTGGAGGTGTTGATTCCACAGTTGCTGCAATGCTTGTTCACAGGGCCATTGGAGATAGACTTCACTGTGTTTTTGTGGACAATGGTTTATTAAG GTATAAGGAGAGAGAACGGGTGATGGAAACCTTTGAAAGGGATCTACATCTACCTGTTACTTGTGTTGATGCAACTAATCAATTTCTTAGTAAGCTAAAAGGGGTTGTAGACCCTGAgatgaaaagaaagataattggaaaagaatttatcTGCATCTTTGATACTTTTGCTCAAGAATTGGAGCATAAATTAGGAAAGAAACCTGCTTTCTTGGTTCAAGGAACCTTGTACCCGGATGTGATTGAATCTTGTCCTCCACCAGGAACTGGAAGAACCCACTCTCACACAATCAAAAGTCATCATAACGTTGGAGGTCTTCCCAAAGACATGAAATTAAAGCTCATTGAGCCACTTAAACTTCTATTCAAGGATGAG GTTCGCCAACTTGGGGGGATATTGAGAGTTCCTGAGCTATTTTTAAAGCGCCACCCATTTCCTGGGCCTGGCCTTGCAGTACGAATCTTGGGTGACGTAACTGAAGGCAATGCCTTAGATATTCTTCGTCAG GttgatgaaattttcattcagTCAATCAAGGATGCTGGCATTTATGACTCAATTTGGCAAGCCTTTGCTGTATTTTTGCCTGTAAAATCAGTTGGAGTTCAAGGTGATCAAAGAACACATTCTCATGTTGTTGCTCTTCGAGCTGTTACAAGTCAAGATGGAATGACAGCAGATTG GTACTATTTTGAACATGAGTTCCTTGATGATGTGGCTCGAAAAATATGCAACAATGTTCGTGGTGTGAATCGTGTGGTTCAAGACATCACATCAAAGCCCCCATCAACAATTGAATGGGAATAA